A region from the bacterium genome encodes:
- a CDS encoding aminomethyl-transferring glycine dehydrogenase subunit GcvPB (acts in conjunction with GvcH to form H-protein-S-aminomethyldihydrolipoyllysine from glycine; forms a heterodimer with subunit 1 to form the P protein) yields MPTTDRPPFPLRDAVPPLLFERSRPGRPGVAVPRGDVPARDPAELLPGELLRDEPPALPEVPEHEVVRHYIELSLRNHHVDRGFYPLGSCTMKYNPKINEEMARLPGFTGAHPFAPDDAVQGALAVQYELQQALAEISGMDAVTLQPAAGAHGELTAVFMMRAYHEARGRMRRKILIPDTAHGTNPATVALAGFQVVTLKSNAEGLVDLAELEAALDDDVAGFMVTNPNTLGKFERQIGAIAARVHEAGGLMYMDGANLNALMGIARPGDMGFDVMHFNLHKTFTTPHGGGGPGAGPVGVKAELEPFLPVPVVVRDENGRYRREWDRPQSIGKVHGFMGNFAVHVRALTYIRMLGASGVRETAEGAILNNAYVTARLKEAFDLPYGPGLHESVFSGTRLKQYGVKTLDVAKRLLDFGVHAPTIYFPLIVPEALMIEPTETETLEELDRFVEAMLAIAREAAETPEVVTSAPHTTPVRRLDESRAARQPNLRWSGG; encoded by the coding sequence ATGCCGACTACGGATAGACCGCCGTTCCCGCTCCGCGACGCCGTCCCGCCGTTGCTCTTCGAGCGCTCGCGGCCGGGGCGGCCGGGGGTCGCGGTGCCGCGCGGCGACGTGCCCGCGCGCGACCCGGCGGAGCTGTTGCCGGGCGAGCTGTTGCGGGACGAGCCGCCGGCGTTGCCGGAGGTGCCCGAGCACGAGGTCGTGCGCCACTACATCGAGCTGTCGCTGCGCAACCATCACGTGGACCGCGGCTTCTATCCGCTCGGGTCGTGCACGATGAAGTACAACCCGAAGATCAACGAGGAGATGGCGCGGCTGCCGGGCTTCACGGGGGCGCATCCCTTCGCGCCGGATGACGCGGTGCAGGGCGCGCTGGCCGTGCAGTACGAGCTGCAGCAGGCCCTCGCGGAGATCTCGGGGATGGACGCGGTCACACTGCAGCCGGCGGCCGGCGCGCACGGGGAGCTGACCGCGGTGTTCATGATGCGCGCCTACCACGAGGCGCGCGGCCGCATGCGCCGGAAGATCCTGATCCCGGACACGGCGCACGGGACGAACCCGGCCACGGTCGCGCTGGCGGGGTTCCAGGTGGTCACGCTGAAGTCGAACGCCGAGGGGTTGGTGGACCTGGCGGAGCTGGAGGCCGCGCTCGACGATGACGTGGCCGGCTTCATGGTCACGAACCCGAACACGCTGGGCAAGTTCGAGCGGCAGATCGGCGCGATCGCGGCGCGGGTGCACGAGGCGGGCGGCCTCATGTACATGGACGGCGCCAACCTGAACGCGCTGATGGGCATCGCGCGGCCCGGGGACATGGGCTTCGACGTGATGCACTTCAATCTGCACAAGACGTTCACGACTCCGCACGGCGGCGGCGGCCCGGGGGCGGGGCCCGTCGGCGTGAAGGCCGAGCTGGAGCCGTTCCTGCCGGTGCCGGTGGTCGTGCGGGACGAAAACGGCCGGTATCGGCGCGAGTGGGACCGCCCGCAGAGCATCGGCAAGGTCCACGGCTTCATGGGCAACTTCGCGGTGCACGTGCGCGCGCTCACGTACATCCGCATGCTCGGCGCGAGCGGCGTGCGCGAGACGGCGGAGGGCGCGATCCTCAACAACGCGTACGTCACCGCGCGCTTGAAGGAAGCGTTCGACCTGCCGTACGGCCCCGGGCTGCACGAGTCCGTGTTCAGCGGCACGCGGCTGAAGCAGTACGGCGTGAAGACGTTGGACGTGGCGAAGCGGCTGCTGGACTTCGGCGTGCACGCGCCCACGATCTACTTCCCGTTGATCGTGCCCGAGGCGCTGATGATCGAGCCGACCGAGACGGAGACGCTCGAGGAGCTGGACCGTTTCGTGGAGGCGATGCTGGCGATCGCGCGCGAGGCGGCGGAGACGCCGGAGGTGGTGACGAGTGCGCCGCACACCACGCCCGTGCGTCGGCTGGACGAGAGCCGGGCCGCGCGGCAGCCCAATCTGCGATGGAGTGGCGGCTGA